DNA sequence from the Sinomonas terrae genome:
GCAGACCGCGGGCGGCCATCAGCTCCGCGAGCCGCCACCGGTACTCGACCTGCCGCTTCACCACTCGCCCTCCGGATGCCCGAGGGCCTCGTCCAGGGTCCGCTCGAGCCCTTCCCGTAGGGTCTTCGTGCGGAAGTCGTCGCTGACGAACTGGTAGATGCCGGTGGTGGAGGCGTGCTCGTGCCCCATCTGAAACTGCACGAACCTAGGATCCCATCCATCCTCCAGAAGATGGGTCGCATAAGACCTCCGCAGCGAGTGCAGGTCCAGCCCGTCTGCCGGGATTCCGAGCTCGGCGACGTAGCGGCGCAGCCGCCGCAGGAGGGTGGATTCGCTGATCAGCCCTCCGCGTTCGCTGGGGAACAGGTCGAGGGTGTCGAGGGTGCCGCGGCCGTTGGCCAGCCAGTCCTCGAAGATGCCGGGGGTCCAGTCGAAGACGGTCAGGACGCTGCGGGGCTTGGGAGGGGAGGCCCGCCGGGACTTGCCGAAGCGGACCTTGCACACCCCGAACTTCCCGAACCGGCGGGCGTGCGGATTGGTGGCGAAGTCGACCACCTGAAGGTGCCGGACCTCGTTGAACCGCAGCCCGTAGGAGTAGGCGGCCTTGAGCATGACCGCGTCGCGGTAGGCTGCCTGCCAGCCCTTGTTCCCGGAGGCGGCGGCGCGCTCGACCTCGTCGTCCGCGTGGTCGAAGAGCAGCTGCAGCTCCCGACGGGTGAACGGGCGCTTCGCGGGCCGGCCCTCGAACTCCTGAACATGGGCGGCGGTGTTCCACTCGAAGAACACCTGGGCAGGGTGGGTGCCGAAGAGCTTCTCGCAGTGCCGGTCCCAGCCGTAGTCCGGGTTGGCGACGTACGAGGTGAAGGCCCTCAGGGCGGACTGCTGGGCCCGGACCGAGGAGTGGGCGAGGTGCTTGATCGAGCGCAGGTCGCCGAAGTACTCCTCGACGTGGGCCGGCGTCCAGTTCCACGGGAACTCGTTCATGTGCTCGACGAAACGGCTCACGTAGCGGATCCGCTGGGCGATCGTGTCGAACTGGAGGTTGCGCGAGAGCTGCTGGTTGCGCCACCCGTCCAGCATCTCCTTGAAGGTGTGCTGCTCGGGATGCAGCAGCGGGACCGAGCCCGCCACAGACAGCACCCGACCCGACCGGTCCACACCCAATTCCTGCCTCCAGACGCCGCTCAACAAACGAATCAATGATTCATCAGACGCAACATCAGGGCAAATCCCCACGTCAGAGGCCGGTTCTCTGGACAAGCAAGCTCCCGGCCAGTCCTCGTGCGGAAGCCGAGCCCGGCCTGAAATCAGGGCCGGGATCAGCCCCAGATCCGCACAACTCCGGGCACCAGGGGCCGTCCCGCGTCAGTGCTGGGCGAGGAGGCAGTGTGATTCATCAGATGAGATACGCAGAGTACTGCTTGACATAATGCTGATTATCGGCGATTAACTAACGGGAGTTGCACTTGGTGCGTTCCGGGCTCGGTTCCGCGGCTCCTCACCGATCCCGGCGTCGGGCTGTTCCGGGCCGACGAGCGGGTCTTCAGCGAGATGCTGGACCGCTGGCGGGCGCAGATGCTGGCCCGAGGGCTCGCCACAGACACCATCAAGGGCCGCCGACGCATCGAACCGAGACCTGATCCGCCGCTACATCCGCTGGCACCACCAACGCCGGATGAACCAGATGGACGAAGTCGGCCACAGCACCTTCCTGCGCAGCAAGCAGACCGTCACAGTGGCCATCGACTTCCTGAACTGGCTCACCGAACGCCGCATCATCCTCGCAGAACTCCAGCAGGCACACCTCGACGCATGGCAGGCCGAAGGACCCACCACCCGGGGAATCGCCGACAGATTCCTCAAATGGGCCATCAAGACCCACACCGCCCCGCCCGGGCTGAAGATGGTCCCGCACCGCCGAGGGACCAGCCCCAGGCTCAGTGCCTCGGCCCAAGACGCAGCCCTCCAGCAGGTGGTCCACACCGAACAGCTGACCCCGAGGGACCGGGCCGCGGCCATCCTGGTCATCGTCTTCGGCCAGCAGATCGAACGCGTCGCCGCCCTCACTTGGAACGACGTCACGGCCGACCAGGAGCTGGTCACCGTCCAACTCGGCACGATCGAGATCGGCCTCCCCGATCCGCTCGATGCACCATGGCGTCAGCTCGCCTCCGAACTCGGCCACGGCCTCACCGCAGCCCACCCCAACAGCAACTGGGTCTTCCGCGGCACCTCCCCCGGCCGGCACATCAATCCCGGCCACCTTCGCCAAAGACTGCGGACCCTCTTCAGCGCCCGCGCCGCCCGTCTCGGGACACTCCACGAGCTCACCAAGCTCGCACCCGTGCCGATCATCGCGGAGATGCTCGGCTACTCCCCGGCCACCATCGAGCGCCACGCCACCGACTCCGCTGCTGCCTACGCCGAATACATCGCAGCAGTGCGGACATAGCCTCCAAATCCTGGAGGGCTAAGGAGCCACCATCCGACTCCACACCCCCACGACCCCCATCGAACGAACAACTCCCGTCTCATGAACACCCGCGCGTGCCAGTTGAAATCGGCGGGGAGAGGCCCTCAGGCGCTAGCACAGTTCATCCCTCCAGGCGGCAGGACGGCTACTACATCGGGTCGGGCCAGTTGCCGATGGCCAGAACCGCGCTCCCGTGCGGCTCTCCGGAGCCCACCGACGGTGCCGGACTGTGCGTGTTGGACTGCTGCACTGGAGTCGGGATGACTGCGACCAGTAACGCCAGAGCGACCCCTGCTATCGCCTCCCGCAACCGCAGGCGGCCTCTGCGAACGGACGCAGTCGGCACTGTAATGCCCCCTCTCCCGAGACTCCCAGCCGCCTCGCGACCATAATCCGCCCGGACCAGGAAAGTTTCAATGTCCCGTTGAGCGTGGACTCTGTTGCGTTAGCCCAGATGGTGGGAAAACAACCTCTATGGGGCATGCGAATTGGATAGGACGTGCTCTCGGCAGAAAAGCTGCGGAGGCGGCGTTCTTCATGTCTGCGGAGGCGTTGCGAGCATCGCTGCTGGTGTCGTCGCGTCCGGCGGCTCTGCTGATCCGATGGTCATTCCGCAGGGACGGCCGACGGCGAGCCGAGGCGTTTGCCCGACTCGCCTCGCAAGCAACGACCGTGCAACGAGATCTCCGCTACGGGCCGGAATCGGACATGCTGCTAGACCTCATTCGTCCCGAGGAGATCCAAGACCCAACGCCCTTAGTTCTCTGGATCCACGGCGGAGCCTTCGTGGGAGGCTCAAAAGAGGAGTTGACGGGCTACTTCCAAACCATTGCGGCGGAAGGCTACACCGTCGCAGCGCCGCGATATTCGCTTGCACCCAAGCACCACTACCCCACTCCCCTGCGCCAGATTGGACAGGCACTGGCCTTCCTCCAGGGAAACGCGTCGAGGCTAAACCTGGATCCGGAGCGGGTAGTGATCGCGGGTGACTCGGCAGGTGCGCACATCGCCGCACAGATCGCTGCGCTCGTCAGCACTCCGGGCTATGCCCAACGGGTTGGCGTACCGGTTCCCTTGGACCGCGGCCGACTGCTCGGCCTCATCCTCGCATGCGGCCCATATGACCTTTCGCTTGCCGACGACACGAGCACGCCAGCGGTGGCCGTTCTGATCAAGGCATCCCTTTGGGCCTACTCCGGGCGGCGGAGATTCATGGATGACGCATCCCTCGCCCCTTGGTCCATCACAGATTTTGTCACCCCCGAATTCCCGCCCACCCTCATCACAGTCGGGAATTCTGACCCCCTCCGCGCTCACTCTGAGAGGCTCGCAGCAGCCTTGACCGAAGTAGGTCTCAAACCCGAAACAGTATTCTGGCCCGACGCGGATCCCCCGCTCGGACACGAGTACCAGTTCCTGCTGGACACTGAGGCGGCCCAAGTATTCCTCGCCCGAATGCTGGCTTTCCTCGCAGAACAGACCCACAACGCCGACGCGCAGCTCCTTTCAAGAATGGGTGACAGCGAGGAGCAGGAAAAGACTTAGGAGTAAGACACCATAAAGCGATGGCCGCCTCCTTATGAAAAGGGGCGCCCATCGATTCAAGGCGTCCGAAAGCAGGCAAAGGTGGTGGCTCTCGGCCCGGTTAGGGGTGGGTGATGGTGATCTGTCCGTTGATGTCGGTGATCTTGCCGCCTTGGTAGTTCTGGGCGGTGCCGCCGGGGACGGTGTAGACCTCGCTGGTGGGGTAGCCCAGATAGCCGCGTTCGAACCCGGTGGACTGCCAGGCGGCGCGGATGGGGCCGTAGGACTCGTGGGTCCCGGCGGCCGGGGAGGACACGATCGCCCCGCCCTGGTAGTTCTGGTAGGAGCCGCCGTTGACCAGGCCGGTGACGACCTCGGTGCTCGGGTAGCCCAGGACCCCGCGCTCGAACCCGGTCGCCTGCCACTCGGTCCGGATCGCCCCGACGGACTCGTGGGTCCCGGCGGCCGGGGAGGACACGATCGCCCCGCCCTGGTAGTTCTGGTACGAGCCGCCGTTGACCAGCCCGGTCACGACCCCGGTGCTCGGGTAGCCCAGGACCCCGCGCTCGAACCCGGTCGCCTGCCACTCGGTCCGGATCGGCCCGTAGGAGCCGTGCGTGCCGGCGGCCGGGGAGGACACGATCGCCCCGCCCTGGTAGTTCTGGTACGAGCCGCCGTTGACCAGCCCGGTGACGACCTCGGTGGTCGGGTAGGCCAGGACCCCGGACTCGAAGCCGAGCTGGGCCCACACCGAGCGGATCGCGCCCAGGGACTCGTGCGCCCCGCTGGCCGGGGACCAGATGATCGCCCCGCCGTCGTAGTTCTGGTACACCCCGCCGCTGCGCAGGCCCCCGACCTCGTCCGTGGACGGGTACCCCATCACCCCGTTCTCGAACCCGAGCGCGGCCCACTCCCCGCGGATCGCCCCGTGGGAGACGAACAGGGACTTCGACGGGGCGGAGATGATCGCGCCGTACTGGTAGTTGCGGTAGTAGCCCCCGTTGCGGATCGCGGTCACCGCGCTCGTGGCCGCGCCCAGGCCCCACTGGGTCGCCTTGGCGTCCATCTGCTGGGCCAGGGTCGCGGCCGTGACCGTGACCGTCGCGGTGGACTTGGCCGACCCGCCCGCGTTCGAGGCCGTCAGGGTCACCGTGTACGTCCCCGCCGCACTGTACGTGTGGGCCGGGCTCTGCGCGGTGGACGGCGCCGACCCGTCGCCGAAGTCCCACGACCACGACGTCGGCGAACCGGTCGAGGTGTCGTGGAAGGCCACGCTCAACGGCGCCGTGCCCGACGTCGGGGACGCCGTGAACGACGCCACCGGCGCCGCCGGAACACTCGCCGCAACACTCTTGACGATCAGATCGTCAATATACGTGTCCTCCATCTGGGAGTAGTGTTCGGCGCCGTTCATCACACTCGTCACCGAGGTAGCGGTCGTATTCACCTGAGAACTCGAGTACGCCAGGTCATCGTCGAACCACACCTCAACCGTCGTCGTGGCCCCGTTCGGAATCACATGCATCGCCACGTGATGCCAGCTGTTCAAAGCAACAGCCGAATGGACGAGCGTGGACCCATACGATCCGTCAGGCGCTAGAACCCGGAGCCACAGTTGATTGTTGTCGTCGCTCCGGTAGAGGTCGACAAAGCGAGTGGTGCCCGAGAAGAAGCGAAAATAGGGGACGTCCCACCCAGAGGCCCCAGCTTGGGTGATGTCGAACCATCCGTCGGCATAGACCTCCTCCGTGCCCGAAGGCAGTTTGGTCGAGAAATTGGCGAGCGAAGTAGAATCAGTGGTGGCGTGCACGTACACGGAGCACGCGCCGTCGTGCGCCTGCGCCGAGGAGACCGACACCGTTCCCGTCCCATTGGTCTGCACTTGGTACCCAGACAGGCTCCCGGACTCGAAGTTATCCGCCGTCACCACCGTGCCGGGAAAGCTGTCACTGGGTGCGCTCGTCCCCGGCTGGCACGTCACCGCGTACGCCGGCACCGCCAGGAACGAGATGCCTCCCATCAAGGGCACCGCCAGAGTCACCGCAGCCCCCAGAACTCCAATTCGCTTCACCACACGCCTCCAACTCGCATTTGACCTACCGCACTCGAAAGGCCGGCCCGAGACCCAACACCGTCGCTGGCGAAATTCCGCACCAATCTTCTACGTGCCTTTGGACCACCGTGCGATCATTCACCTCACGTTAATGAGAGCCGTGTCCGAGGACACGGGTAATCGGTACGCGAAATGCGCCGGTCAGTGGCGATCCGGGGTCGGCAGGTGTACCTAGTGCGAGCTCCGGTTCACGTTCTTTGACACCGGAAGGCTGCACGCAAAGAACGAGGCCCATCGCCTCCGTGCCAACTGTCGGGCGTTCAGGCACTGTTCTCAATCCAAATGCTGGGTTTCAGGGGGCGCGGCGGGTGCGTAGAGGCGAACCCAATCGATGTTCATCTGGGCGGGAGCAGTGGGCGCGGCGGTGGGGAACCAGTCCAGTTGCAGGGTCAGGTGCATCGACTCGTGGGGGACGTGGGCCGTGTCGCGGAACCATGGAACCCCGTCGATGTACCCCGTAACGGCGGTGGGGGTCCACTCGACGGCGTAGTCGTGCCACTGGGTGGTGTCGAGGGCCTGGGTTGCCAGGGTCTGGAAGGTGGATCCCGTACAGGCATAGTGGAGGAAGAAGCTGATACTCGAGGTGTCTGTGGTGCCCTCTGCGAAGTCGACTTCGGTGCAGGTGGGGGAAGCGTTCGAGTCCGGCCAGAGCAGGACGACGGGGTGGTAGTTCGCATCGTGCGCGGAGGTCTTCATCCGCACTTCCCAGCGCCCGTACTTCTGGCGTCCGAAGTTGGCAGCGAGGCCGCCGGTGTCGCCATTGGCGTTCCCTGCGATGGTGAGCACGCCGTTGGCGATGGTGTCGGCGGCGGGGGTGCGCATGCCTTGGCCAGCGTTGCCGGGTGAGCTGTAGATTTGCCAGCGGGCCGGATCGGGGGTGCTGCCGGTGTTGAACTCATCGCCGTCGATAGCACTCCCCCAGCCCTGGGCGACGGCGGCTTGGGTTCCGTTCGGGGAAGGTGTGGAAGCTGGGGGCGCGGAGGCAGTGCCAGACGGGGCGGAGGCCAAGGTGTGACTGGGACTCGCAGCCGTCGGCGTCGATGCCGGGCTCAGTCCGGCCGCTTGACTCGGTTCCGCGCAGCCTGAGCCGAGCAACGCAACGCCCCCAACGGCCGCCGCAGCGACCCATCTCAAGGGTCTTCGGGAGTGTTCCTTCCCTGATTCCTCCACAGTTCCTCCCCTCTCAGGCACGTTCGACTCCAGTCTGCGGAACGATACGTGCACTCCCCTGCGTGGCTGAACCTCCGATCGCGACGGGTGGATCCCCGTCGTCTACTTCAAAGGTCGTAAGGCACGACCGAGCGGTAAAGCCGCCCGGCCGCAAATGAGTCCTCCAGACTCCAAATTCAAGTGATCGATCTGTCTCAGTCACACTGACGGCAGGTATCCGGGCGTGGACTGGCAAGTGGAACCGTCCGATGGAGTCAAATGAAGGCCCACCTCGATGCTCTGGCCGGACATTAGGTACTCAGACCCATACCTAAGTGGCCCTGTCCCGGCAATCGAGTAGCGATTACTCAAGACTCCCGATCGAGCGCCGCTCACACTGTAGTGACGAAGAATCGACGCCAAGGGGGCCCTGATGTACGCACACCGAGCGATAGTGATCGACGCTCTGGCCGTGCTCCGGAATTGCGGGCTGGCGGAAGGCCACGCGGGGCCCCCACGAGGCGTCGAGTCCCGGGACGAGCAGGCCCAGGCCGAAGCCGTCGGGCAGGCCATAGAGGCCATTGAGCGGCAGAAATGGGACGAATTCACGCACGCTCAGCGCCAGATCCTGCTCGTCGCTCAAGCCACGATCAGACATTATCCCCAGCAGGGGGCGGCGCTGGCACGGCGCGTGCACGAGCGTCACCACTAGAAGCCTGCCCCATCCCCATCTCTCCAGGCCAAGACTGTGGTTGGGGTGCAAGGAGCGTCCGGGAACCAATGAACAGCATCGGCTCCCGGACGCACGCACGCCTCTCAAGCACTTCCATCTTCCCCGCACGCCCGTGCCAAATCCATGACGGGGGGCGTTCGCCGGACAATTCATGCGCTGACATAGGCCGCGAGATGCTCGCCTGTAAGCGTCGACCGAGCCGTCACAAGATCTGTCGGCGTGCCCTCGAAAACGATTCGGCCGCCGTCGTGCCCAGCGCCTGGCCCGAGGTCGATGATCCAGTCTGCGTGGGCCATGACAGCCTGATGGTGCTCGATGACTATGACTGACTTGCCCGAATCCACCAGTCGATCAAGCAATCCGAGCAACTGCTCGACGTCCGCGAGGTGCAGCCCTGTCGTCGGCTCATCGAGGACGTAGACGTCGCCCTTCTCGGCCATCTGGCTGGCGAGCTTGAGGCGCTGCCGCTCGCCGCCCGAGAGCGTGGTGAGCGGCTGGCCGAGAGTCAGGTAGCCAAGGCCGACGTCGGCAAGCCGATCGAGAATCTTGTGAGCAGCCGGCGTCCGAGCATCCCCCTCGCCGAAGAACTCCTTGGCATCGGCCACCGACATGCCGAGTACCTCAGCGATGTTGTTTCCGCCGAGCGCGTACTCGAGGACCGACGCTTGGAATCGCTTCCCTTCGCACTCCTCACACGTCGATTCGACCGTGGCCATCACCCCGAGATCCGTGTAGATCACGCCGGCCCCGTTGCAGGCCGGGCACGCCCCTTCCGAGTTTGAGCTGAAAAGCGCCGGCTTCACGCCATTCGCTTTCGCGAAGGCCTTCCGGATTGGGTCGAGCAATCCCGTGTAGGTTGCCGGGTTACTGCGACGCGACCCACGGATCCCGCTTTGATCAATGACGACGACGCCGTCCCGCCCCGCTACCGACCCGTGGATCAGCGAACTCTTGCCGGAGCCGGCAACACCGGTGACGACGACGAGCACGCCCAGCGGGATGTCGACGTCAACCTCCCGGAGATTGTGCTCCGAGGCCCCACGCACCTCAAGCGCGCCCGACGACGAACGTACCGACTTCTTCAGGGTCGCCCGGTCGTCGAGATGGCGACCGGTGATCGTCTCGCTTCGGCGCAAGCCTTCGACCGTCCCTTCAAAGCAGACAGTTCCGCCGTTGGTACCCGCTCCCGGCCCGAGGTCGACCACGTGGTCGGCGATCGCGATGGCCTCCGGCTTGTGCTCGACCACGAGCACCGTGTTGCCCTTGTCCCGCAACTGCAGCAGAAGCTGATTCATCCGCTGGATGTCGTGGGGATGAAGCCCGATAGTCGGCTCGTCGAAGACGTACGTGATGTCGGTGAGCGACGACCCCAGGTGCCGGATCATCTTCGTGCGCTGGGCCTCTCCCCCAGACAGAGTGCCAGTCGGCCGATCGAGCGAGAGATAACCGAGGCCGATTTCGGCGAACGAGTCCAGGAGGTGCTGCAATCCCTTGAGGAGGGGGGCCACGGAAGGCTCGTCGAGCGCACGTACCCATTCAGCGAGATCGGTGATCTGCATCGAGCAGATATCCGCGATGTTCTTCCCCTTGATCTTCGAGGAGAGCGCTTCCTTGCTGAGGCGCGTACCGCCGCATTCGGGGCAAATCATGAACGTGATGGCCCTGTCTACAAAGGCCCGAATATGAGGCTGCATCGCCTCGGGGTCTTTCGAGAGCATCGACTTCTGGATCTTCGGGATGAGTCCCTCGTACGTCAGGTTGATTCCCTCGACCTTGATCTTGGTTGGCTCCTTGTAGAGCAAATCGTGCAGTTCACGCTTGGTGAATTTGCCGATCGGCTTCTCCATATCGAAGAATCCGCTGCCGCTGAAAATACGGCCGTACCAGCCGTCCATCGAGTAGCCCGGAATGGTGAGCGCGCCGCCGCTGAGAGACTTTTCGGCATCGTACAAGGCTGTCAGATCGAAATCAGTGACGGAGCCGGTGCCCTCGCACCTTGGGCACATGCCGCCAAGACGGTTGAAAGTGGCCTTCTCAGTCTTCGTCTTGCCCTCACCTCTCTCGACCGTGATGGCACCGCTGGCCTTTACCGAGGGGACGTTGAATGAGTAGGCATTGGGCGAACCGATGTGGGGCTCGCCGAGTCGGCTAAAGAGGATACGCAGCATGGCGTTGGCGTCGGTGGCGGTGCCGACGGTCGAACGCGGGTTCGAGCCCATCGGTTCCTGATCCACAATG
Encoded proteins:
- a CDS encoding tyrosine-type recombinase/integrase, with the translated sequence MGVDRSGRVLSVAGSVPLLHPEQHTFKEMLDGWRNQQLSRNLQFDTIAQRIRYVSRFVEHMNEFPWNWTPAHVEEYFGDLRSIKHLAHSSVRAQQSALRAFTSYVANPDYGWDRHCEKLFGTHPAQVFFEWNTAAHVQEFEGRPAKRPFTRRELQLLFDHADDEVERAAASGNKGWQAAYRDAVMLKAAYSYGLRFNEVRHLQVVDFATNPHARRFGKFGVCKVRFGKSRRASPPKPRSVLTVFDWTPGIFEDWLANGRGTLDTLDLFPSERGGLISESTLLRRLRRYVAELGIPADGLDLHSLRRSYATHLLEDGWDPRFVQFQMGHEHASTTGIYQFVSDDFRTKTLREGLERTLDEALGHPEGEW
- a CDS encoding alpha/beta hydrolase; translated protein: MQRDLRYGPESDMLLDLIRPEEIQDPTPLVLWIHGGAFVGGSKEELTGYFQTIAAEGYTVAAPRYSLAPKHHYPTPLRQIGQALAFLQGNASRLNLDPERVVIAGDSAGAHIAAQIAALVSTPGYAQRVGVPVPLDRGRLLGLILACGPYDLSLADDTSTPAVAVLIKASLWAYSGRRRFMDDASLAPWSITDFVTPEFPPTLITVGNSDPLRAHSERLAAALTEVGLKPETVFWPDADPPLGHEYQFLLDTEAAQVFLARMLAFLAEQTHNADAQLLSRMGDSEEQEKT
- a CDS encoding PKD domain-containing protein: MKRIGVLGAAVTLAVPLMGGISFLAVPAYAVTCQPGTSAPSDSFPGTVVTADNFESGSLSGYQVQTNGTGTVSVSSAQAHDGACSVYVHATTDSTSLANFSTKLPSGTEEVYADGWFDITQAGASGWDVPYFRFFSGTTRFVDLYRSDDNNQLWLRVLAPDGSYGSTLVHSAVALNSWHHVAMHVIPNGATTTVEVWFDDDLAYSSSQVNTTATSVTSVMNGAEHYSQMEDTYIDDLIVKSVAASVPAAPVASFTASPTSGTAPLSVAFHDTSTGSPTSWSWDFGDGSAPSTAQSPAHTYSAAGTYTVTLTASNAGGSAKSTATVTVTAATLAQQMDAKATQWGLGAATSAVTAIRNGGYYRNYQYGAIISAPSKSLFVSHGAIRGEWAALGFENGVMGYPSTDEVGGLRSGGVYQNYDGGAIIWSPASGAHESLGAIRSVWAQLGFESGVLAYPTTEVVTGLVNGGSYQNYQGGAIVSSPAAGTHGSYGPIRTEWQATGFERGVLGYPSTGVVTGLVNGGSYQNYQGGAIVSSPAAGTHESVGAIRTEWQATGFERGVLGYPSTEVVTGLVNGGSYQNYQGGAIVSSPAAGTHESYGPIRAAWQSTGFERGYLGYPTSEVYTVPGGTAQNYQGGKITDINGQITITHP
- a CDS encoding glycoside hydrolase family 16 protein, with translation MASAPSGTASAPPASTPSPNGTQAAVAQGWGSAIDGDEFNTGSTPDPARWQIYSSPGNAGQGMRTPAADTIANGVLTIAGNANGDTGGLAANFGRQKYGRWEVRMKTSAHDANYHPVVLLWPDSNASPTCTEVDFAEGTTDTSSISFFLHYACTGSTFQTLATQALDTTQWHDYAVEWTPTAVTGYIDGVPWFRDTAHVPHESMHLTLQLDWFPTAAPTAPAQMNIDWVRLYAPAAPPETQHLD
- a CDS encoding ATP-binding cassette domain-containing protein, producing the protein MSLASRTQDQPSGLPVADSHDLIRVHGARENNLKDVRVEIPKRRMTVFTGVSGSGKSSLVFATIAAESQRMINETYSAFVQGFMPSLSRPDVDVLEGLTTAIIVDQEPMGSNPRSTVGTATDANAMLRILFSRLGEPHIGSPNAYSFNVPSVKASGAITVERGEGKTKTEKATFNRLGGMCPRCEGTGSVTDFDLTALYDAEKSLSGGALTIPGYSMDGWYGRIFSGSGFFDMEKPIGKFTKRELHDLLYKEPTKIKVEGINLTYEGLIPKIQKSMLSKDPEAMQPHIRAFVDRAITFMICPECGGTRLSKEALSSKIKGKNIADICSMQITDLAEWVRALDEPSVAPLLKGLQHLLDSFAEIGLGYLSLDRPTGTLSGGEAQRTKMIRHLGSSLTDITYVFDEPTIGLHPHDIQRMNQLLLQLRDKGNTVLVVEHKPEAIAIADHVVDLGPGAGTNGGTVCFEGTVEGLRRSETITGRHLDDRATLKKSVRSSSGALEVRGASEHNLREVDVDIPLGVLVVVTGVAGSGKSSLIHGSVAGRDGVVVIDQSGIRGSRRSNPATYTGLLDPIRKAFAKANGVKPALFSSNSEGACPACNGAGVIYTDLGVMATVESTCEECEGKRFQASVLEYALGGNNIAEVLGMSVADAKEFFGEGDARTPAAHKILDRLADVGLGYLTLGQPLTTLSGGERQRLKLASQMAEKGDVYVLDEPTTGLHLADVEQLLGLLDRLVDSGKSVIVIEHHQAVMAHADWIIDLGPGAGHDGGRIVFEGTPTDLVTARSTLTGEHLAAYVSA